In Streptomyces asoensis, a single genomic region encodes these proteins:
- the argJ gene encoding bifunctional glutamate N-acetyltransferase/amino-acid acetyltransferase ArgJ, with amino-acid sequence MSVTAAKGFTAAGIAAGIKQTGNPDLALVVNTGPRRAAAGVFTSNRVKAAPVLWSEQVLKSGQLSAVILNSGGANACTGPKGFQDTHATAEKVAEVLGTGAGEVAVASTGLIGVLLPMDKLLPGVEAAAGALSEHGGEKAAIAIKTTDTVHKTSVVEGDGWTVGGMAKGAGMLAPGLATMLVVLTTDADVDSESLDRALRAATRVTFDRVDSDGCMSTNDTVLLLASGASGTTPAYEEFAAAVRTVCDDLGQQLIRDAEGASKDIKVEVVNAASEEDAVEVGRSIARNNLLKCAIHGEDPNWGRVLSAIGTTRAAFEPDRLNVAINGVWVCKNGGVGEDREKVDMRYREVHIVADLAAGSEAATIWTNDLTADYVHENSAYSS; translated from the coding sequence GTGAGCGTCACGGCAGCCAAGGGATTCACGGCGGCGGGCATCGCCGCCGGGATCAAGCAGACCGGCAACCCGGACCTGGCCCTCGTGGTCAACACCGGGCCCCGCCGCGCGGCCGCCGGCGTCTTCACCTCCAACCGCGTCAAAGCCGCGCCGGTGCTGTGGTCCGAGCAGGTGCTCAAGAGCGGGCAGCTGTCGGCCGTGATCCTCAACTCCGGTGGCGCCAACGCCTGTACCGGGCCGAAGGGCTTCCAGGACACGCACGCGACCGCCGAGAAGGTGGCCGAGGTGCTCGGGACCGGCGCGGGCGAGGTCGCCGTCGCCTCCACCGGCCTGATCGGCGTGCTCCTGCCGATGGACAAGCTGCTCCCGGGCGTCGAGGCGGCCGCGGGCGCGCTCTCCGAGCACGGCGGCGAGAAGGCCGCCATCGCCATCAAGACCACCGACACCGTCCACAAGACGTCCGTCGTCGAAGGCGACGGCTGGACCGTCGGCGGCATGGCCAAGGGCGCGGGCATGCTCGCCCCCGGCCTCGCCACCATGCTGGTCGTCCTCACCACCGACGCGGACGTCGACAGCGAGAGCCTGGACAGGGCGCTGCGCGCCGCCACCAGGGTCACCTTCGACCGCGTCGACTCCGACGGCTGCATGTCGACCAACGACACCGTGCTGCTGCTCGCCTCCGGAGCCTCCGGGACCACCCCGGCGTACGAGGAGTTCGCGGCCGCCGTACGGACCGTGTGCGACGACCTCGGCCAGCAGCTGATCCGGGACGCCGAGGGCGCCAGCAAGGACATCAAGGTCGAGGTGGTCAACGCGGCGAGCGAGGAGGACGCCGTCGAGGTGGGCCGCTCCATCGCCCGCAACAACCTCCTCAAGTGCGCGATCCACGGCGAGGACCCGAACTGGGGACGCGTGCTCTCCGCCATCGGCACCACCCGCGCGGCCTTCGAGCCGGACCGGCTCAACGTCGCCATCAACGGCGTCTGGGTCTGCAAGAACGGCGGCGTCGGCGAGGACCGCGAGAAGGTCGACATGCGCTACCGCGAGGTGCACATCGTCGCCGACCTGGCGGCGGGCTCCGAGGCGGCCACCATCTGGACCAACGACCTCACCGCCGACTACGTCCACGAGAACAGCGCGTACTCGTCATGA